One region of Gorilla gorilla gorilla isolate KB3781 chromosome 13, NHGRI_mGorGor1-v2.1_pri, whole genome shotgun sequence genomic DNA includes:
- the LOC129524489 gene encoding LOW QUALITY PROTEIN: olfactory receptor 7E24-like (The sequence of the model RefSeq protein was modified relative to this genomic sequence to represent the inferred CDS: substituted 2 bases at 2 genomic stop codons), whose translation MYLVTVLRNLLIILAVSSDSHLHTPMYFFLSNLCWADISFTSATVPKMTVDMQSHSRVISYAGCLTRMSFLVLFACIEDMLLTVMVYDCFVAICRPLHYPVIVNPHLCVFLVLVSFFLSLLDSXLHSXIVLQFTFFKNVEISHFVCEPSQLLNLACSDSVINSIFMYFNSTMFGFLPISGILLSYYKIVPSILRISSSDGQYKAFSTCGSHLAVVCLFYGTGIGVYLTSAVAPPPRNGVVASVMYAVVTPMLNPFIYSLRNRDIQSALWRLRSRTVESHDLFHPFSCVG comes from the coding sequence ATGTATCTGGTCACGGTGCTGAGGAACCTGCTCATCATCCTGGCTGTCAGCTCTgactcccacctccacacccccatgtacttcttcctctccaaccTGTGCTGGGCTGACATCAGTTTCACCTCGGCCACGGTTCCCAAGATGACTGTGGACATGCAGTCGCATAGCAGAGTCATCTCTTATGCGGGCTGCCTGACACGGATGTCTTTCTTGGTCCTTTTTGCATGTATAGAAGACATGCTCCTGACTGTGATGGTCTATGACTGCTTTGTAGCCATCTGTCGCCCTCTGCACTACCCAGTCATCGTGAATCCTCACCTCTGTGTCTTCTTAGTTTTGGTGTCCTTTTTCCTTAGCCTGTTGGATTCCTAGCTGCACAGTTAGATTGTGTTACAATTCACCTTCTTCAAGAATGTGGAAATCTCTCATTTTGTCTGTGAGCCATCTCAACTTCTCAACCTTGCCTGTTCTGACAGCGTCATCAATAGCATATTCATGTATTTCAATAGTACtatgtttggttttcttcccATTTCAGGGATCCTTTTGTCTTACTATAAAATTGTCCCCTCCATTCTAAGGATTTCATCGTCAGATGGGCAGTATAAAGCCTTCTCCACCTGTGGCTCTCACCTGGcagttgtttgcttattttatggAACAGGCATTGGCGTGTACCTGACTTCAGCTGTGGCACCACCCCCCAGGAATGGTGTGGTGGCGTCAGTGATGTACGCTGTGGTCACCCCCATGCTGAACCCTTTCAtctacagcctgagaaacagggacATTCAAAGCGCCCTGTGGAGGCTGCGCAGCAGAACAGTCGAATCTCATGATCTCTTCCATCCTTTTTCTTGTGTGGGTTAG